The Rhodoflexus caldus genome includes a window with the following:
- a CDS encoding co-chaperone GroES gives MAEIKIRPLADRVLVEPAPAEEKTASGIIIPDTAKEKPQRGSVVAVGTGKKDEPMTVKVGDSVLYGKYAGTEITVDGKEYLIMRESDIFAIL, from the coding sequence ATGGCAGAAATTAAAATCAGACCTCTGGCAGACCGCGTGCTGGTAGAACCTGCACCGGCAGAAGAGAAAACCGCTTCAGGTATCATTATCCCTGACACTGCAAAAGAGAAGCCTCAGCGCGGCTCTGTAGTGGCAGTAGGTACAGGCAAAAAAGATGAGCCGATGACCGTAAAAGTTGGTGATTCTGTATTGTACGGAAAATATGCCGGCACCGAAATCACCGTAGACGGCAAAGAGTACCTCATCATGCGTGAGTCTGATATTTTTGCAATCCTCTAA
- the groL gene encoding chaperonin GroEL (60 kDa chaperone family; promotes refolding of misfolded polypeptides especially under stressful conditions; forms two stacked rings of heptamers to form a barrel-shaped 14mer; ends can be capped by GroES; misfolded proteins enter the barrel where they are refolded when GroES binds), which translates to MAKKILFDTDARDRLKRGVDALADAVKVTLGPKGRNVILDKKFGSPTVTKDGVTVAKDIELKDAVENMGAQLVKEVASKTADSAGDGTTTATVLAQAIFSSGIRNVAAGANPMDLKRGIDKAVAKVVEHLKSQSKTITTSAEIAQVATISANNDEEIGKMIANAMDKVGKDGVITVEEAKGTETEVKTVEGMQFDRGYLSPYFVTNTEKMEAELDNALILIYDKKVSSMKELLPILEQSAQSGRPLLIIAEDVEGEALATLVVNKIRGALRVAAVKAPGFGDRRKAMLEDIAILTGGTVISEERGYKLENATLDYLGRAEKVIIDKDNTTIVNGAGRKEDIQARVNQIKAQIEVTTSDYDKEKLQERLAKLSGGVAILYVGAATEVEMKEKKDRIDDALHATRAAVQEGVVAGGGVALIRAIEALDKVEVANEDQATGVNIIRQALEAPLRTIVANAGGEGSVVVQKVKEGKADFGYNAREDRYESMFAAGVIDPTKVTRLALENAASISSLLLTTECVVADEPEEAPAGAQGGMPGGMGGMM; encoded by the coding sequence ATGGCTAAGAAAATTTTGTTCGATACCGATGCTCGCGACCGTTTGAAAAGAGGTGTGGATGCGTTGGCTGATGCAGTAAAAGTTACTTTGGGTCCGAAAGGTCGCAACGTTATTCTGGACAAGAAATTTGGTTCTCCCACCGTTACCAAAGACGGTGTAACTGTTGCAAAAGATATTGAGCTGAAGGATGCCGTAGAAAACATGGGCGCTCAATTGGTGAAAGAAGTAGCTTCCAAAACTGCTGACAGCGCAGGTGACGGTACAACAACAGCCACCGTTTTGGCACAGGCTATCTTCTCAAGCGGTATCCGCAACGTAGCTGCCGGCGCCAACCCAATGGATTTGAAGCGCGGTATTGATAAGGCTGTTGCCAAAGTAGTTGAGCACCTGAAATCTCAATCTAAAACCATCACTACTTCTGCCGAAATCGCTCAAGTAGCTACTATTTCTGCTAACAACGACGAAGAAATCGGTAAAATGATTGCCAACGCTATGGACAAAGTTGGCAAAGACGGTGTAATTACGGTTGAAGAAGCCAAAGGCACTGAAACCGAAGTGAAAACTGTAGAAGGTATGCAGTTTGACCGTGGTTATCTGTCTCCTTACTTCGTAACCAACACCGAAAAAATGGAAGCAGAATTGGACAATGCGCTGATTCTGATTTACGACAAGAAAGTTTCTTCCATGAAAGAACTGCTGCCTATTCTGGAGCAGTCTGCACAATCAGGTCGTCCGCTGTTAATCATCGCCGAAGATGTAGAAGGCGAAGCACTGGCTACCTTGGTAGTAAACAAAATCCGTGGTGCGCTGCGCGTAGCTGCCGTTAAAGCTCCGGGCTTCGGCGACCGTCGTAAGGCTATGTTGGAAGATATTGCCATCCTGACAGGCGGTACCGTGATTTCCGAAGAGCGCGGCTACAAACTGGAAAATGCTACTTTGGACTACCTCGGTCGTGCCGAAAAAGTTATCATTGACAAAGATAACACCACTATCGTAAACGGCGCAGGCAGAAAAGAAGACATCCAAGCCCGCGTGAACCAAATCAAGGCGCAAATTGAAGTTACTACTTCTGACTACGACAAGGAAAAACTGCAAGAGCGTTTGGCTAAATTGTCAGGCGGCGTAGCTATCCTGTACGTAGGTGCTGCTACCGAAGTAGAAATGAAAGAGAAGAAAGACCGCATCGACGATGCCCTGCATGCAACCCGTGCTGCTGTTCAGGAAGGTGTTGTAGCAGGTGGCGGCGTAGCCTTGATTCGCGCCATTGAAGCATTAGACAAAGTAGAGGTTGCTAACGAAGACCAAGCTACCGGTGTGAACATCATCCGTCAGGCATTGGAAGCTCCGTTGCGTACCATTGTAGCTAATGCAGGCGGCGAAGGTTCTGTTGTAGTACAGAAAGTAAAAGAAGGCAAAGCTGACTTTGGTTACAACGCCCGCGAAGACCGCTATGAGTCTATGTTTGCCGCAGGTGTGATTGACCCAACCAAAGTAACTCGCTTGGCCTTGGAAAACGCTGCTTCTATCTCTTCTCTGCTGCTCACTACCGAGTGTGTAGTAGCCGATGAGCCTGAAGAAGCTCCTGCCGGTGCACAAGGCGGTATGCCGGGTGGCATGGGCGGCATGATGTAA
- the gltX gene encoding glutamate--tRNA ligase: MTDRPVRVRFAPSPTGPLHIGGVRTALYNYLLARHTGGTMILRIEDTDQTRFVPGAEDYIRRSLEWCGIQLDESPWHGGAHAPYRQSERKALYMQYAQQLLDSGNAYYAFDTPEELEAMRERLKAEKVDFQYNGVMRMQMKNSLTLSADEVQRRIASGEPYVIRLKVPLKEEIRFTDLIRGHVVVQSSTIDDKVLMKSDGMPTYHLANVVDDHLMEISHVIRGEEWLPSAPLHVLLYRAFGWESTMPQFAHLPLLLKPEGEGKLSKRDGDKHGFAVFPLQWNNPETGESSRGFREDGYLPEALVNFLALLGWNPGTEQEIFSMEELIAAFSLERVNKSGAKFDINKAKWYNQQYIKEMSDEQLAGFLLQELDKQGLMCSNEKAVLVARAMKERITFIHELVSAGRFFFEAPVAYDAETVAKKWTADAAKALTAFAELLKGWQGEFTPAAVKTSLNDLLAQLGMKPGPVMPALRLAMTGSGGGPDLMDILTICGREETIRRIETAVKALA, from the coding sequence ATGACAGACCGTCCGGTAAGAGTCCGTTTTGCCCCCAGTCCGACGGGGCCTTTGCATATTGGCGGTGTACGCACCGCTCTTTACAACTATCTGCTGGCACGCCATACAGGCGGCACGATGATTTTGCGGATAGAAGATACCGACCAAACCCGTTTTGTTCCCGGTGCGGAAGATTACATCCGTCGCTCGTTGGAGTGGTGCGGCATTCAGTTAGACGAAAGCCCATGGCACGGCGGTGCTCATGCGCCCTATCGGCAGAGTGAGCGCAAAGCGCTGTACATGCAATATGCACAGCAGTTGCTCGACAGCGGAAATGCCTATTACGCTTTTGACACCCCCGAAGAGTTAGAAGCCATGCGCGAACGCCTCAAAGCCGAAAAGGTTGATTTTCAGTACAATGGTGTGATGCGTATGCAGATGAAAAACTCTCTTACGCTTTCGGCCGATGAAGTTCAGCGGCGCATTGCGTCGGGCGAACCTTACGTAATTCGCCTGAAAGTGCCTTTAAAAGAGGAGATTCGCTTTACAGACCTTATTCGCGGGCATGTGGTTGTGCAATCGAGCACGATAGATGATAAGGTGCTGATGAAATCGGACGGTATGCCGACTTACCATTTGGCCAACGTAGTAGATGACCACCTGATGGAGATTTCGCACGTCATTCGCGGCGAAGAGTGGTTGCCCTCTGCACCGTTGCACGTGCTGCTTTACCGCGCTTTCGGTTGGGAAAGCACCATGCCCCAATTTGCGCACCTGCCGCTGCTGCTCAAACCCGAAGGTGAAGGCAAGCTCAGCAAACGCGACGGCGACAAGCACGGTTTTGCCGTATTTCCGCTGCAATGGAACAACCCCGAAACAGGCGAAAGCTCGCGAGGTTTCCGCGAAGACGGCTACTTGCCTGAGGCATTGGTGAACTTTCTTGCACTTTTGGGCTGGAATCCGGGTACGGAACAGGAAATATTCAGCATGGAAGAACTCATTGCTGCCTTCTCGCTGGAGCGCGTGAATAAGTCCGGTGCCAAGTTCGATATCAACAAAGCTAAGTGGTACAATCAGCAATACATCAAAGAGATGAGCGATGAGCAACTGGCGGGATTTTTATTGCAAGAGCTTGACAAACAAGGGCTTATGTGCTCCAATGAAAAAGCTGTGCTGGTAGCCCGTGCGATGAAAGAGCGGATTACTTTTATCCATGAGTTGGTAAGTGCAGGGCGCTTTTTCTTCGAGGCACCTGTTGCCTACGATGCGGAAACCGTTGCCAAAAAATGGACTGCCGATGCGGCAAAAGCGCTCACTGCTTTTGCAGAGTTGCTGAAAGGCTGGCAAGGAGAGTTTACTCCGGCAGCCGTTAAAACTTCCCTGAATGACCTGCTGGCGCAATTGGGTATGAAGCCCGGGCCTGTAATGCCTGCGCTGCGGCTGGCAATGACAGGCAGCGGCGGCGGCCCCGACCTGATGGACATACTCACCATTTGCGGTCGCGAAGAAACGATTCGCCGCATAGAAACAGCCGTGAAAGCATTGGCCTGA
- a CDS encoding D-TA family PLP-dependent enzyme, with protein sequence MPQWFEIADTSALDSPSLLIYKERVQHNIAQMIALAGSPERLFVHVKTNKMPAVVQMMVAKGITSFKCATIAEAEMTAANGGRQIVIAHQLVGPKRQRLLQLTEKFPDTVFYSLVDNFPTAQELAQIFSAAGKTACTLLDINNGMNRSGHLPDNEAVELYRQINRTAGICCEGIHAYDGHIRDADFQTRKEKIDSVFLSVEEIIRRLEQTGEKVPILIAGGTPAYTAHRLREDVYCSPGTCVLWDWGYGDTLTEQPFQYAALVLTRIISKPAPGLLSVDMGHKAIAAENPMDRRIRFLNLSDYELISQSEEHGVVRVADWEKWKVGDVLYGVPYHVCPTVNLYDEAYCIENGQMTAVWEITARRRRLSI encoded by the coding sequence ATGCCCCAATGGTTTGAAATAGCGGATACTTCCGCATTGGACAGCCCCTCGCTGCTGATTTACAAAGAGCGGGTGCAGCACAACATCGCGCAGATGATTGCGCTGGCAGGCAGTCCTGAGCGACTTTTTGTCCATGTAAAAACCAATAAAATGCCTGCCGTTGTGCAAATGATGGTTGCAAAGGGTATTACCTCATTCAAATGCGCTACCATTGCCGAAGCTGAAATGACAGCGGCAAATGGCGGTCGGCAAATCGTTATTGCACACCAATTGGTCGGCCCGAAAAGGCAGCGACTTTTGCAACTCACGGAAAAATTTCCCGACACGGTGTTTTATTCATTGGTTGATAACTTCCCGACCGCACAGGAATTGGCGCAGATATTCAGCGCGGCAGGCAAAACCGCATGCACCCTGCTGGACATTAACAACGGCATGAATCGCTCGGGGCATTTACCTGATAATGAGGCTGTTGAGCTTTATCGGCAAATTAACCGTACCGCAGGCATCTGCTGTGAAGGCATTCATGCCTACGACGGCCACATCCGCGATGCAGACTTTCAAACAAGGAAAGAAAAAATTGACAGCGTTTTTTTGTCGGTGGAAGAAATTATCCGCCGATTAGAACAGACAGGCGAAAAAGTACCGATACTGATTGCAGGAGGAACACCTGCCTACACCGCACATCGCCTGCGCGAGGATGTGTATTGCAGCCCGGGCACCTGCGTACTTTGGGATTGGGGCTATGGCGATACACTCACCGAACAGCCTTTTCAGTATGCGGCATTAGTACTGACCCGCATTATCTCCAAACCCGCTCCCGGCCTGTTGTCTGTGGATATGGGGCATAAGGCCATTGCTGCCGAAAATCCGATGGACAGGCGCATCCGATTTTTGAATCTTTCCGACTATGAACTCATCAGCCAAAGCGAAGAACACGGCGTTGTTCGCGTAGCCGATTGGGAAAAATGGAAGGTTGGTGATGTATTGTACGGTGTGCCCTATCACGTATGCCCGACGGTAAATCTGTATGATGAAGCCTATTGTATTGAGAATGGGCAAATGACCGCTGTTTGGGAAATAACGGCACGCAGACGAAGACTCAGCATATAA
- the glpK gene encoding glycerol kinase GlpK produces MKYILSIDQGTTSCRSIIFDENGRMVGIGQKEFRQIYPRPGWVEHDPIEIWNTQLQTMKDAVQQSMLQFSDISAIGITNQRETTVVWNKATGEPVYNAIVWQDRRTAELCDRLKNEGMEPYIRENTGLVADAYFSATKLAWILDTYPELRQKAEAGEILFGTIDTWLIWNLTKGWVHATDYSNASRTMLYNIRNLDWDQTLLDHLNIPRAMLPEVRPSAGSFDTTDKSLFDGAEIPITGVAGDQQAALFGHACFQPGMAKNTYGTGCFLLKNTGKQPVKSKHGLITTIAWGIDNQVEYALEGSIFIAGAAIQWLRDGLKLIDEAADSEHFAAKVPHSDGVYVVPAFAGLGTPYWDMYARGAIFGLTRGTTKSHIVRATLESLAYQTRDVLDAMTKDDKVSLKALRVDGGASANNLLMQFQADVLGVEVQRPDVIESAARGAAFLAGIGIGLWTKEQIAALWKVERNFRPQLNSYEADKRYMGWQEAVKRTMNWTKAVE; encoded by the coding sequence ATGAAGTACATCCTCAGCATTGACCAAGGTACAACCAGTTGCCGAAGCATCATTTTTGATGAAAACGGGCGTATGGTTGGCATCGGGCAGAAAGAGTTCCGCCAGATTTACCCCCGCCCGGGATGGGTAGAACACGACCCCATTGAAATCTGGAACACCCAGTTGCAGACCATGAAAGACGCAGTGCAACAGTCAATGCTGCAATTTTCCGACATCAGCGCCATTGGCATCACCAACCAGCGAGAAACCACTGTTGTGTGGAATAAAGCAACCGGCGAGCCTGTTTACAACGCCATCGTTTGGCAAGACCGCCGCACCGCAGAACTTTGCGACCGCCTCAAAAACGAAGGCATGGAGCCTTACATCCGCGAAAACACCGGATTGGTTGCCGATGCGTACTTTTCTGCCACCAAACTCGCTTGGATTCTGGATACCTACCCCGAACTCAGGCAAAAAGCAGAAGCAGGAGAAATTCTTTTCGGCACCATAGACACTTGGCTCATCTGGAACTTGACCAAGGGCTGGGTGCATGCCACCGACTACTCCAATGCTTCGCGCACGATGTTGTACAACATCCGCAACTTAGACTGGGATCAAACCCTGTTAGACCATTTGAACATTCCCCGTGCGATGCTGCCCGAGGTGCGCCCATCGGCAGGCAGCTTTGACACAACGGACAAATCGCTGTTTGATGGTGCCGAAATACCAATTACGGGCGTAGCAGGCGACCAGCAGGCAGCGCTTTTCGGTCATGCCTGTTTCCAGCCCGGCATGGCAAAAAACACCTACGGAACAGGCTGCTTCCTGCTGAAAAATACAGGCAAGCAACCCGTCAAATCAAAACACGGGTTGATTACCACCATTGCATGGGGTATTGATAATCAGGTAGAATACGCACTGGAAGGCAGCATTTTCATAGCGGGGGCGGCCATTCAATGGCTGCGCGACGGCCTCAAACTGATTGATGAAGCCGCTGATTCCGAACACTTTGCAGCCAAAGTCCCCCATTCCGACGGCGTGTATGTAGTGCCGGCCTTTGCGGGCTTGGGTACGCCCTACTGGGATATGTATGCACGCGGTGCCATTTTCGGGCTGACCCGCGGCACTACCAAATCGCATATTGTGCGTGCCACGCTGGAATCGCTGGCCTATCAGACCCGCGACGTGCTGGACGCTATGACCAAGGACGACAAAGTTTCGCTGAAAGCCCTCCGCGTAGATGGCGGCGCTTCTGCCAATAACTTGCTGATGCAGTTTCAGGCCGACGTGTTGGGGGTAGAAGTGCAGCGCCCCGATGTTATTGAAAGTGCGGCGCGCGGTGCAGCCTTTCTGGCAGGTATCGGCATTGGCTTGTGGACAAAAGAACAAATCGCTGCCCTGTGGAAGGTAGAACGCAATTTCCGCCCGCAACTCAACAGCTACGAAGCCGACAAGCGCTACATGGGTTGGCAGGAAGCAGTAAAGCGCACCATGAACTGGACAAAGGCAGTAGAGTAA
- a CDS encoding NifU family protein — protein sequence METSANTDLLERVDKALDSIRPYLEADGGNVKILEITSENTVILELLGSCSSCPMSMMTLKAGVEQAIIKDVPEIKSVIAVNAAPIV from the coding sequence ATGGAAACATCAGCAAATACAGACTTACTGGAAAGGGTGGACAAAGCGCTGGACTCCATTCGCCCCTATTTGGAAGCAGACGGCGGCAATGTCAAAATTTTGGAAATCACTTCTGAAAATACCGTTATTCTGGAACTGCTCGGCTCGTGCAGTTCCTGCCCGATGTCTATGATGACACTCAAAGCGGGTGTAGAACAGGCGATTATCAAAGATGTGCCCGAAATTAAATCTGTTATAGCAGTCAATGCCGCGCCTATTGTCTGA
- a CDS encoding Mrp/NBP35 family ATP-binding protein: protein MAYTNEDILRALSHVEEPDLKRDLVSLNMIRDVQVSGNRVSFTVVLTTPACPLKELIRQNCEKAIAEHVSPDLSVQIHMTADVTSLRGNEQLLPGVKNIIAIASGKGGVGKSTTTANLAIALAQSGAKVGIIDADIFGPSMPTMFNCESARPGVIKKNERNLIVPIEQYGVKLLSIGFLAPPEDAVVWRGPMASSALRQFISDADWGDLDYLLVDLPPGTSDIHLTLVQTVPVTGAVIVTTPQKVALADAQKGLAMFRQKMINVPILGVIENMAYFTPEELPENKYYLFGKDGGKMLAKRNEVPFLGEIPLVQSIREAGDNGRPVVMSNDIMAASFKELAESLARHVAMRNAQMELAKA, encoded by the coding sequence ATGGCCTATACAAATGAAGATATTTTACGGGCACTTTCGCATGTGGAAGAGCCTGATTTGAAGCGCGATTTGGTATCGCTGAACATGATTCGCGACGTGCAGGTTTCAGGCAACCGCGTGAGTTTCACCGTGGTGCTGACTACTCCGGCCTGCCCGCTGAAAGAGTTGATTCGTCAGAACTGCGAAAAAGCAATTGCCGAGCACGTATCACCCGACCTTTCGGTGCAAATCCACATGACGGCAGATGTTACCAGCCTTCGCGGCAACGAGCAACTGCTACCCGGCGTGAAAAACATTATCGCCATTGCATCGGGCAAAGGCGGGGTGGGCAAATCTACCACAACCGCTAACCTTGCTATTGCACTGGCACAAAGCGGTGCCAAAGTGGGCATTATAGATGCCGATATTTTTGGCCCTTCCATGCCTACCATGTTCAACTGCGAAAGTGCACGCCCGGGTGTCATCAAAAAAAATGAGCGCAATCTGATTGTCCCAATTGAGCAATACGGCGTTAAATTGCTTTCCATCGGTTTTCTGGCGCCGCCCGAAGACGCCGTTGTATGGCGCGGCCCGATGGCGAGTTCGGCACTGCGCCAATTCATCAGCGATGCCGACTGGGGCGATTTGGACTACTTGTTGGTAGACCTGCCTCCGGGCACAAGCGATATTCACCTCACGCTGGTACAAACCGTACCCGTAACAGGTGCGGTAATTGTTACTACCCCCCAAAAAGTGGCGCTTGCCGATGCGCAAAAAGGGCTTGCCATGTTCCGCCAAAAAATGATTAACGTACCTATTTTGGGCGTAATTGAAAACATGGCCTATTTCACTCCGGAAGAATTGCCCGAAAATAAGTATTACCTGTTTGGCAAAGACGGCGGTAAAATGCTTGCCAAACGCAACGAAGTGCCCTTCCTTGGCGAAATACCATTGGTGCAAAGCATCCGCGAAGCAGGCGACAACGGCAGGCCGGTAGTTATGAGCAACGATATTATGGCTGCATCGTTTAAAGAACTGGCAGAAAGTCTGGCAAGACACGTAGCCATGCGCAACGCACAGATGGAACTGGCAAAAGCATAA
- a CDS encoding ABC transporter ATP-binding protein — protein sequence MNPIIRTVNLTKVYASGNVDTVALRDINLTVREGEFISIMGPSGCGKSSLLNLLSLMDKPTSGELYFMDKPTSQLSDRQRAELRRYHIGFVFQSFNLIEELTVAENIALPLIYQRVPEAERMHRVNQVMEQLDVLHKGHFYPMQLSGGHQQRVAVARAIVSRPRILFADEPTGNLDSQHGQEVMEILSDLNDKGTTIVMVTHSPQYAEFSQRTIHLFDGQVVSGAISQFR from the coding sequence ATGAACCCTATTATTCGCACGGTAAATCTGACAAAGGTATATGCCAGCGGCAACGTGGACACGGTTGCCCTGCGGGATATTAATTTGACCGTGCGGGAGGGTGAGTTTATCAGCATTATGGGGCCTTCGGGTTGCGGCAAATCATCGCTGCTCAACCTGCTCTCGCTGATGGATAAGCCGACTTCGGGAGAGTTGTATTTCATGGACAAGCCAACCTCTCAACTCAGCGACAGACAGCGGGCAGAGTTGCGTCGTTATCACATCGGCTTTGTTTTTCAGAGTTTTAACTTGATTGAAGAATTGACGGTAGCGGAAAATATAGCACTGCCGTTGATTTATCAACGAGTTCCTGAGGCAGAGAGGATGCATCGCGTCAATCAGGTAATGGAGCAGTTGGATGTTTTGCACAAAGGCCATTTTTATCCGATGCAATTGTCCGGCGGGCATCAGCAGCGCGTGGCAGTGGCGCGCGCAATTGTAAGCCGCCCCCGAATCCTGTTTGCCGACGAACCCACGGGCAACTTAGATTCGCAGCATGGACAGGAAGTCATGGAAATCCTTTCCGACCTCAACGACAAGGGCACTACCATTGTAATGGTAACTCACTCACCTCAATATGCGGAGTTCAGCCAACGCACCATCCACCTGTTCGACGGGCAGGTAGTCAGCGGTGCGATTAGTCAATTTCGTTAA
- a CDS encoding ABC transporter permease has product MKNRLYTFLNVLGLSIGVAAFTVLFLLFIHETQYDNFHPNIDKLYRITQEINQSGVGEHSASVPFPLGPTLAADYPEKIKTFVRLFNFQSPSLSVSYDERKFNEQRFFFADSSFLQVFGFTLSEGDAATALRESNSVILTEAAARRYFGKENALGRKLLFQGSIPLEVTGVVAESPRRSHIDFDFIASFTTLDQMSVSSFRDNWVWNPCWTYVVLQPNVKESDAAALFGDLIDNYFPESIAANVRLHLQPVSAIHLTSNLDYEISANGDIRYVYIFGGMAVFILLISVINFTNISTAMASARVRSVMVIKAIGASRSELFWFYLTESAIIGGFAVIAGFILVEIISPFLTDLSGNPLQGSVLSEQNMLIGILGAGILSGFLAGIYPAYYLSSFEIGNLYHGRLLKVRSGRRFRSILVVVQFSISLLLFITTIVSSRQLEFLRNAKLGFDQEQIVVVPVANSRIAQVFPEFKEKLLNAPAIASVTAMEEVLGKSYQTHEFYNEEKGSSFYPSIIVSHDFIRTFNIEIIEGRDFISRSGKPQGYDSDFGVVEDMFGYFDEDERNAVIINEAMVEYMGWGSPINAIGKTLSRRTGNEKVIGVVKNFHFSSLHKHVAPFVIDLAGENINRNYIKYVAVKIKPDQISQGIEAIGTAWTALNPLQAFDYFFLKEKLDKLYIKEQQLKQISIWFTAIAVLLACMGLFGLSSFVVEQQRREIGIRKAIGAYDYQLVAYLGMRFLWMILLSIAVTLPVSYFLMRQWLSSFPYHIELSPDIFLISGGIILIVSAIAIAYHTIRAARFTPMETIVRTW; this is encoded by the coding sequence TTGAAAAACAGGCTCTATACGTTTCTGAACGTACTGGGTCTGTCCATCGGGGTTGCGGCCTTTACAGTGCTGTTTTTGTTGTTCATCCACGAAACGCAATACGATAATTTTCACCCCAATATTGATAAACTCTACCGCATTACGCAGGAAATTAACCAAAGCGGTGTAGGTGAACATTCGGCCAGTGTGCCTTTTCCTTTGGGGCCTACTTTGGCTGCCGACTATCCGGAAAAAATAAAAACTTTTGTTCGCCTGTTCAATTTTCAATCTCCGTCACTTTCCGTCAGCTACGACGAACGTAAATTTAACGAACAGCGGTTTTTCTTTGCCGACAGCAGTTTTTTGCAGGTGTTCGGCTTCACCCTGTCGGAAGGAGATGCGGCAACCGCATTGCGTGAGTCTAACAGCGTAATTTTGACAGAGGCCGCCGCCCGCCGCTATTTCGGCAAAGAAAATGCGCTTGGGCGCAAACTACTGTTTCAGGGCAGCATCCCGCTGGAAGTTACGGGGGTTGTAGCCGAAAGCCCACGCCGTTCGCATATTGATTTTGACTTTATCGCTTCGTTTACCACCTTAGACCAGATGAGTGTGAGCTCATTCCGCGACAACTGGGTGTGGAATCCCTGCTGGACGTATGTGGTACTGCAACCCAATGTTAAGGAAAGTGATGCAGCCGCTTTGTTTGGCGATTTGATAGACAATTATTTCCCCGAAAGTATTGCCGCCAATGTCCGCCTACATCTGCAACCGGTATCGGCCATTCACCTGACCTCCAATCTGGACTATGAAATCAGTGCCAACGGAGATATTCGCTATGTCTATATTTTCGGAGGAATGGCTGTATTTATTCTGCTGATTTCGGTGATTAATTTTACCAACATCAGCACAGCCATGGCATCGGCACGTGTGCGTTCGGTCATGGTGATTAAAGCGATAGGGGCTTCCCGCAGTGAGCTGTTCTGGTTCTACCTGACCGAATCGGCAATTATCGGCGGCTTTGCCGTCATTGCAGGCTTTATTTTGGTAGAAATTATTTCTCCTTTTCTGACCGACCTTTCCGGCAATCCGTTGCAAGGCTCTGTTTTGAGCGAACAAAACATGCTCATCGGCATTTTGGGGGCAGGTATTCTGTCGGGTTTTTTGGCCGGTATCTATCCTGCCTATTACCTCTCGTCTTTTGAAATCGGCAACCTGTATCACGGACGCTTGCTCAAAGTGCGCAGCGGCAGGCGTTTCCGAAGCATATTGGTTGTTGTGCAGTTCAGTATTTCCCTTCTTCTTTTTATTACTACCATTGTGAGCAGCAGGCAGTTAGAGTTTTTGCGCAATGCCAAACTGGGCTTTGACCAAGAACAGATTGTGGTTGTGCCGGTTGCCAACAGCCGCATCGCACAGGTATTTCCCGAATTTAAGGAGAAGTTGTTGAATGCGCCTGCCATTGCTTCGGTAACTGCCATGGAAGAAGTATTGGGCAAAAGTTACCAAACGCACGAGTTCTACAACGAAGAAAAAGGCAGCAGTTTTTACCCTTCCATTATTGTCAGCCACGACTTTATCCGCACTTTCAACATTGAAATCATTGAAGGCCGCGATTTTATTTCGCGCAGCGGCAAGCCACAGGGCTACGACAGCGACTTTGGCGTGGTGGAGGATATGTTTGGTTACTTTGATGAAGATGAGCGGAATGCGGTCATCATCAACGAAGCGATGGTGGAATATATGGGCTGGGGAAGCCCGATAAACGCCATCGGCAAAACCCTGAGCCGCCGAACGGGCAATGAAAAAGTAATCGGCGTGGTAAAAAATTTCCACTTTTCATCGTTGCATAAGCACGTAGCCCCGTTTGTGATTGATTTGGCAGGTGAAAATATCAACCGAAACTACATCAAATATGTGGCGGTGAAAATCAAGCCCGACCAAATTAGTCAGGGTATAGAGGCCATCGGAACGGCATGGACGGCACTCAATCCTTTGCAGGCATTTGATTATTTTTTCCTCAAAGAAAAGTTAGACAAACTCTACATTAAGGAGCAACAGTTGAAGCAAATCAGCATTTGGTTTACTGCCATTGCCGTTCTGCTGGCCTGTATGGGACTTTTTGGTTTGTCCTCGTTTGTGGTGGAGCAGCAACGCCGCGAAATCGGCATCCGCAAAGCTATTGGCGCATATGATTACCAGTTGGTAGCTTATCTGGGTATGCGGTTCCTGTGGATGATTCTGTTGAGCATAGCTGTTACACTTCCCGTGAGCTACTTCCTGATGCGTCAATGGCTGTCTTCTTTCCCTTACCACATTGAACTTTCCCCCGACATCTTCCTGATATCGGGAGGTATCATTTTGATAGTCAGTGCAATAGCCATTGCTTACCACACCATTCGTGCGGCGCGGTTTACGCCGATGGAAACCATTGTACGGACGTGGTAA